A stretch of Arctopsyche grandis isolate Sample6627 chromosome 9, ASM5162203v2, whole genome shotgun sequence DNA encodes these proteins:
- the LOC143917121 gene encoding uncharacterized protein LOC143917121 — MECRLCLGLAPAESSVSIFGDPHPEHLEQRIRTCCQIYVKRGDGLPDTVCLSCKNNLELLISFRKACFRSNETSQLRLDDCLKIKTEEVLLEDVIWDDEPSLATIHRKNSEICLKPKKLSCSYRSYLEQHKTMYSGLKLHKCDICLKSYVRKYDLVSHLRSHTGEKPYKCEICLKSFSRKFYLVSHKKFHAEIKSHKCDICLKSFIHKNLLMIHSRSHTGEKPYKCEICLKLFIRKDTLVQHLRTHTGETPYKCEICLKQFSQKSSLDKHKKMHAGIKPHKCDFCLKSFSHKSYLEQHKTIHSGLKLHKCDICLKSYIRKYDLVSHLRSHTGEKPYKCAICLKSFSEKSYLKQHKKLHAEIKPHKCDICLKSYVRKYDFVSHLRSHTGEKPYECEICLKSFSRKFHLVSHKKFHAEIKSHKCDICLKSFIHKNLLMIHSRSHTGEKPYKCEICLKLFIRKDTLAQHLRTHTGETPYKCEICLKQFTQKSSLNKHKKMHAGIKSHKCDFCLKSFSHKSYLEQHKTIHSGLKLHKCHICLKSFIRKNTLVRHLKTHMGEKPYKCDICLKSFSEKSNLKQHKKLHAGIKPHK; from the exons atggagtgcaggctttgtcttggattaGCTCCGGCCgaatcttccgtctccatcttcggcgatcctcatccagagcatctggagcaacgcattcggacctgctgtcaaatttat gttaaaagaggcgatgggttgccagacacagtgtgtctttcgtgtaagaacaatctggaattattgatcagctttcgaaaggcttgttttcgaagcaacgaaacgtctcaactgaggttagatgattgcttaaagatcaagactgaagaagttttattggaagatgtaatatgggacgatgagccttcactagcaacaattcaccgaaagaatagtgaaatttgtttaaagccaAAAAAGTTGTCATGTTCTTACAGATCTTACCTCGAGCAACATAAAACAATGTATTCTGGtttaaaactacacaaatgtgacatttgtttaaaatcatatgttcgtaaatatgatcttgtgtcacatttgagatctcacacgggggaaaagccttacaagtgtgaaatttgtctaaaatcattttctcgaaaattttacctcgtgtcacataaaaaatttcatgccgagataaaatcacacaaatgtgatatttgtttaaaatcatttattcataaaaatttaCTTATGATACATTCAAGATcacacacgggggaaaagccttacaagtgtgaaatttgtttaaaattatttattcgaaaagatACACTTGTCcaacatttaagaactcacacgggggaaacgccttacaagtgtgaaatctgTCTAAAACAATTTAGTCAAAAATCTAGTCTcgacaaacataaaaaaatgcatgctgggataaaaccacacaaatgtgatttttgtttaaaatcattttctcacaaatcttACCTCGAGCAACATAAAACAATACATTCTGGtttaaaactacacaaatgtgacatttgtttaaaatcatatattcgtaaatatgatcttgtgtcacatttgagatctcacacgggggaaaagccttacaagtgtgcaatttgtttaaaatcattttctgaaaaatctTACCTCaagcaacataaaaaattgcatgctgagataaaaccacacaaatgtgacatttgtttaaaatcatatgttcgtaaatatgattttgtgtcacatttgagatctcacacgggggaaaagccttacgagtgtgaaatttgtttaaaatcattttctcgaaaatttcACCTCGTAtcacataaaaaatttcatgctgagataaaatcacacaaatgtgacatttgtttaaaatcatttattcataaaaatttaCTTATGATACATTCAAGATCACACACGggagaaaagccttacaagtgtgaaatttgtttaaaattatttattcgaaaagatACACTTGCCcaacatttaagaactcacacgggggaaacgccttacaagtgtgaaatttgtctaaaacaatttactcaaaaatctagtctcaacaaacataaaaaaatgcatgctgggataaaatcacacaaatgtgatttttgtttaaaatcattttctcacaaatcttACCTCGAGCAACATAAAACAATACATTCTGGtttaaaactacacaaatgtcacatttgtttaaaatcatttattcgaaaaaatacacttgtcagacatttaaaaactcatatgggtgaaaagccttacaagtgtgatatttgtttaaaatcattttctgaaaaatctaacctcaagcaacataaaaaattgcatgctggtataaaaccacacaaatga
- the LOC143916503 gene encoding uncharacterized protein LOC143916503 has translation MECRLCLGLTPAESSVSIFGDPHPEHLEQRIRTCCQIYVKRGDGLPDTVCLSCKNNLELLISFRKACFRSNETSQLRLDDCLKIKTEEVLLEDVIWDDEPSLATIHRKNSEICLKPKKLSFSNKSYLEQHKTMHSGLKLHKCDICLKSYVRKYDLVSHLRSHTGEKPYKCEICLKSFTQKSSLENHKTLHSGMLHKCHICLKSFIRKNTLVKHFRTHTDVKPYKCEICLKSFSEKSNLKQHKNLHAGIKPHKCDICLKSYVRKHDLVSHLRSHRGEKPHKCAICLKSFSEKSYLKQHKKLHAEIKPHKCDICLKSYVRKYDLVSHLRSHTGEKPYKCEICLKSFSRKFYLVSHKKFHAEIKSHKCDICLKSFIHKNLLMIHSRSHTGEKPYKCEICLKLFIRKDTLVQHLRTHTGETPYKCEICLKQFTQKSSLDKHKKMHAGIKPHKCDFCLKSFSHKSYLEQHKTIHSGLKLYKCDICLKSYIRKYDLVSHLRSHTGEKPYKCEICLKSFTQKSSLDKHKTLHSGILHKCHICLKSFIRKNTLVRHLKTHMGEKPYKCDICLKSFSEKSNLKQHKNLHAGIKPHKCDICLKSFFKKSNLEEHKKLHAGIKPHK, from the exons atggagtgcaggctttgtcttggattaACTCCGGCCgaatcttccgtctccatcttcggcgatcctcatccagagcatctggagcaacgcattcggacctgctgtcaaatttat gttaaaagaggcgatgggttgccagacacagtgtgtctttcgtgtaagaacaatctggaattattgatcagctttcgaaaggcttgttttcgaagcaacgaaacgtctcaactgaggttagatgattgcttgaagatcaagactgaagaagttttattggaagatgtaatatgggacgatgagccttcactagcaacaattcaccgaaagaatagtgaaatttgtttaaagccaAAAAAGTTGTCATTTTCTAACAAATCTTACCTCGAGCAACATAAAACAATGCATTCTGGtttaaaactacacaaatgtgacatttgtttaaaatcatatgttcgtaaatatgatcttgtgtcacatttgagatctcacacgggggaaaagccttacaagtgtgaaatttgtctaaaatcatttactcaaaaatcgaGTCTCGAGAACCATAAAACATTGCATTCTGGGATGCtacacaaatgtcacatttgtttaaaatcatttattcgaaaaaatacaCTTGTCAAACATTTTAGAACTCACACGGATgtaaagccttacaagtgtgaaatttgtttaaaatcattttctgaaaaatctaacctcaagcaacataaaaatttgcatgctgggataaaaccacacaaatgtgacatttgtttaaaatcatatgttcggaAACATgatcttgtgtcacatttgagatctcacaggGGGGAAAAGCCTCACAAGTGtgcaatttgtttaaaatcattttctgaaaaatctTACCTCaagcaacataaaaaattgcatgctgagataaaaccacacaaatgtgacatttgtttaaaatcatatgttcgtaaatatgatcttgtgtcacatttgagatctcacacgggggaaaagccttacaagtgtgaaatttgtttaaaatcattttctcgaaaattttacctcgtgtcacataaaaaatttcatgctgagataaaatcacacaaatgtgacatttgtttaaaatcatttattcataaaaatttaCTTATGATACATTCAAGATcacacacgggggaaaagccttacaagtgtgaaatttgtttaaaattatttattcgaaaagatACACTTGTCcaacatttaagaactcacacgggggaaacgccttacaagtgtgaaatttgtctaaaacaatttactcaaaaatctagtctcgacaaacataaaaaaatgcatgctgggataaaaccacacaaatgtgatttttgtttaaaatcattttctcacaaatcttACCTCGAGCAACATAAAACAATACATTCTGGTTTAAAactatacaaatgtgacatttgtttaaaatcatatattcgtaaatatgatcttgtgtcacatttgagatctcacacgggggaaaagccttacaagtgtgaaatttgtctaaaatcatttactcaaaaatctagtcTCGACAAACATAAAACCTTGCATTCTGGGATACtacacaaatgtcacatttgtttaaaatcatttattcgaaaaaatacacttgtcagacatttaaaaactcatatgggtgaaaagccttacaagtgtgatatttgtttaaaatcattttctgaaaaatctaacctcaagcaacataaaaatttgcatgctgggataaaaccacacaaatgtgacatttgtttaaaatcattttttaaaaagtcTAACCTCGaggaacataaaaaattgcatgctggtataaaaccacacaaatga